The following proteins are co-located in the Xiphophorus hellerii strain 12219 chromosome 2, Xiphophorus_hellerii-4.1, whole genome shotgun sequence genome:
- the gnrhr4 gene encoding LOW QUALITY PROTEIN: gonadotropin releasing hormone receptor 4 (The sequence of the model RefSeq protein was modified relative to this genomic sequence to represent the inferred CDS: deleted 2 bases in 2 codons) → MDQTDRPQQQFCASQRLNEPDEATAAETAVETRSVRSLYERSPAPVHPVKPRGFIMFHQLKDQTVNGSCQGTTLDCNKSADGNALQLPTFSTAAKVRVIITFTLCAVSAVCNLIVLWAAGKGGKRKSHVRILIMNLTVADLLVTFIVMPVDAVWNITVQWQAGDAACRLLMFMKLVAMYSCAFVTVVISLDRQSAILNPLGISEAKRKSKIMLTVAWTMSFILSLPQMFIFHNVTITVPENFTQCTTHGSFIQRWQETLYNMFTFTCLFLLPLVIMIFCYTRILVEISSRMAQNNTLSRDIHLRRSHSNIPKARMRTLKMSIVIVTSFIICWTPYYLLGLWYWLFPEKMEETVSHSLTHMLFIFGLFNACLDPITYGLFTIHFRQGLRRRCQNSTTHTELENNTCLVQMSGLSSRRQITSGGSGKQTGEESDSSNLKNASCPVISVSEV, encoded by the exons ATGGATCAAACCGATCGACCCCAGCAGCAGTTCTGCGCGTCACAGCGGCTGAATGAACCGGAC GAAGCAACAGCTGCAGAGACTGCAGTGGAAACGCGCTCTGTGAGATCACTGTACGAGCGCTCACCGGCTCCTGTGCATCCAG TCAAACCCCGGGGGTTCATTATGTTCCACCAGCTGAAGGATCAGACGGTGAACGGCAGCTGTCAGGGAACCACCTTGGACTGCAATAAGAGCGCTGATGGAAACGCGCTCCAACTCCCCACTTTTTCAACCGCAGCCAAAGTCCGAGTGATCATTACCTTCACTCTGTGCGCC GTGTCTGCCGTGTGCAACCTGATTGTGCTGTGGGCAGCCGGCAAAGGCGGAAAGCGCAAGTCTCACGTCAGGATCCTTATAATGAACCTGACGGTGGCGGACCTGCTGGTGACTTTCATCGTGATGCCCGTGGACGCGGTGTGGAACATCACGGTTCAGTGGCAGGCGGGGGACGCCGCCTGCAGGCTGCTTATGTTCATGAAGCTTGTGGCAATGTACTCCTGCGCCTTTGTGACCGTGGTAATCAGCCTAGACAGGCAGTCTGCCATCCTCAATCCTCTGGGAATCAGCGAGGctaaaaggaaaagcaaaatcaTGTTGACCGTGGCCTGGACTATGAGCTTCATCCTCTCACTCCCGCAG atgtttattttccacAACGTGACCATAACAGTGCCTGAGAACTTCACCCAGTGCACCACCCATGGCAGTTTTATCCAACGCTGGCAGGAGACTCTCTATAACATGTTTACATTCACGTGCCTCTTCCTCCTGCCCCTGGTCATCATGATTTTCTGCTACACGCGAATCCTGGTGGAGATATCCAGCCGCATGGCTCAGAATAACA CTCTGTCCAGAGACATCCATCTTCGGCGTTCTCACAGTAACATCCCAAAAGCTCGGATGAGAACTCTGAAGATGAGCATTGTCATTGTGACTTCATTCATCATCTGCTGGACGCCGTACTACCTGCTTGGCTTGTGGTATTGGTTGTTTCCTGAAAAAATGGAGGAGACGGTCTCTCATTCACTCACTCACATGCTGTTCATATTTGGCCTCTTCAATGCATGTTTGGACCCCATCACCTACGGCCTGTTTACAATTCACTTTCGTCAAGGTCTGAGGAGACGTTGTCAAAATTCGACCACCCACACCGAGTTAGAAAACAACACCTGTCTGGTGCAAATGTCTGGCTTATCGTCTCGCAGGCAGATCACCTCTGGTGGTTCCGGTAAACAAACAGGGGAGGAAAGCGACAGCAGCAACTTAAAAAATGCCTCCTGTCCTGTCATTTCAGTGAGTGAGGTTTAA
- the pex11a gene encoding peroxisomal membrane protein 11A, with protein MDAVVKFTSKSQGRDRIFRATQYACALSIYLLRNKPDRKDLVARLKSLENNLSAGRKLLRLGNAANSIVAAKQTMQLSDRVLGLCLTVANINRALYFICDNVVWARNVGLIRSIDKERWSINASRYYLFSLVMNLTRDLYVILQLMQQKGRDDRLKSKMNQHLSDCPEVAEAVIPELDALIFLLLETLRSEPTVALDTVKNICDLFIPLDRLGIYKSSAGVVGFCGLISSLIGIITLARPTLRIKP; from the exons ATGGACGCCGTTGTAAAATTCACAAGCAAAAGCCAAGGGAGAGACCGTATATTCAG aGCTACACAGTATGCCTGTGCACTGTCAATATATTTACTACGAAACAAGCCTGATAGAAAGGACCTGGTGGCCAGACTtaaaagtttggaaaataatCTAAGTGCTGGACGAAAAT TGCTCAGGCTAGGAAATGCAGCCAATTCCATTGTGGCTGCTAAACAAACCATGCAACTCTCTGACCGAGTACTGGGCCTGTGCCTCACAGTGGCCAACATCAACCGGGCCCTCTACTTTATCTGTGATAATGTAGTGTGGGCCAGAAATGTGGGCCTCATCCGCAGCATCGACAAGGAACGCTGGAGCATAAATGCCTCTCGCTACTACCTCTTTTCATTAGTGATGAATCTGACCCGAGATCTATATGTAATTCTCCAGTTGATGCAACAGAAAGGGAGAGATGACCGCCTCAAAAGCAAAATGAACCAGCATCTCAGTGACTGTCCTGAAGTAGCGGAAGCCGTTATTCCTGAGCTGGATGCCCTTATTTTCCTGCTTCTGGAGACTCTGAGATCAGAACCGACTGTTGCCTTGGACACTGTGAAGAACATCTGCGATCTCTTCATTCCTTTAGATAGGCTGGGCATTTACAAGTCAAGTGCAGGAGTTGTTGGATTTTGTGGGCTGATATCTTCACTGATTGGCATTATAACCCTCGCACGACCCACTTTGAGGATCAAACCCTGA